GCGCTTGGATCAGGCGGCACGCGCTGCGGGCGCTGGCCGCGAAACCCGGATTATTCCAGCGCATGCTCGCGGTTAACGTGGGCGAACTGCCATTGCTGAAATTCGCGATTCCGGGACTTCTGGACTTGAGTTGGGGAATGTTGACGGCTTAATCGGCCGGAGCGAGAACTATGTTACGCAGCCTGAAATTATTGTTTGCCGCGGCGGGGATCGCGATTTGTTTCGCGGCGACGGCCCGGGCGCAGGAATTGGCTGTCGAACTTGATCCTGCCACCACGCGCGTGGATTTCGTTCTCGGCGATGTGCTGCACACGGTCCACGGCGATTTTCACTTGAAGAACGGAACGCTGCGCTTTGACGGCCGGAACGGCACCGCGTCCGGGCAGTTAATCGTGGACGCAACGACGGGCGAAAGCGGCAGCAAGGGCCGCGACCGCAAAATGCACCAGCAGGTGCTGGAGAGCGCGAAATATCCCGACATCACCTTTGAGGCGCAGAGAGTAGTTGGCAAGCTGCAGCCGGCGGGAACGTCGCAGATGGAAATTGACGGATTGATGACCATGCATGGTCAGACGCACGCCATGACCGCTAGCGGGCCGGTGCAGATCAATGGAGATCAGGTGTCGGCCGACCTGCGATTCCTGGTGCCCTATGAACAGTGGGGAATGAAGAATCCAAGCACGCTGTTTTTGCGGGTGAGCAATAAAGTAGAAATCACGGTGCACGCCATGGGGCGACTCACGCCGGCCGTGGCGACGGCGGCGCAAGCGGGTGCGGCGAGCCACTGAAATCGCCAGTGTGGCACGCGTCTTCGACCCGTGCATCCCGGCAGGTGGATCGCGCTGAAGACGAGCGCGCCGCTACGCATCGCCCGGAAATCCGATATAGTTGCAGCGCATCACCTCCTCGGCCATGGCGAACTTTGTCACCGGACTGCGCTGCGTCTTCTGCGGCTCGCAATTTTCCACCCGCGTCGGGTACACCTGTCCGCACTGCGGAATCACCGGAATTCTTGACGTTCAGTACGACTACCCTGCCATCCGAAAAGTCCTGACCCGTCGCAAGCTGGCCGCGCGCGCGGATTTCACTCACTGGCGCTACCGCGAACTGCTGCCCATCGGCAACGGTGCTGCGCTTCCCGCCCTGGCCGTGGGATGGACGCCCATCGTCGCTGCCGAGCGCCTGGCGAAGCATATTGGCGTCCGCGAACTGCTGATCAAGGACGACGGCCGCAATCCCACCGGATCTTTGAAAGACCGCGCCAGTTCGCTGGGCGTGGTGAAGGCGGTAGAGAAGCGTCGCAAGATCATTGCCTGCGCAAGCACGGGAAATGCCGCTTCGTCGCTGGCGGGCATGGCGGCAAGCATGGGATTGCGCAGCGCCATCTTCGTGCCGCAACGCGCACCCGAGCCCAAGGTAACGCAGTTGCTGATCTTCGGCGCGACGGTGCTGCGCGTCGGCGGCAGCTACGAGCAAGCCTATGATCTGTGCCAGCAATCTTGTGAGCGCTGGGATTGGTACAACCGCAACTGCGCGATCAATCCCTACCTGGTCGAGGGCAAGAAAACCGTCGGACTGGAAATCGCGGAACAGCTGGGCTGGACTCCGCCGGAGTGGCTGGCCATGTCGGTGGGCGATGGCTGCACCATTGCCGGCGCGTGGAAGGCATTTCGCGAATTCAAGAGCCTCGGCCTGATCTCGCGCACACCGCGCATGCTGGGCGTACAGGCTGCGGGCGCGGCGCCGGTGACGGAAGCTTTCCGCAGTCACGGGGCGATCAAGCCAATCGAGCCGAAGACGATTGCCGACAGCATCGCGGTCGGCGTGCCGCGGAACTGGAAGAAAGCTGTAATGGCGATCGAGGAATCCGGCGGCACTATGATCAACGTCGAGGACGACGAAATCCTGGAAGCCATGAACTATACCGGGCGCCTGACCGGCGTTTTCGCCGAACCTGCTGCCGCGACCGCCATCGCCGGGCTGAAGCGCGCGCTCCGCGAAGGCATGGTACCGCGCTCCTGCCGGGCTCTGGCAGTGGTGACCGGCAGTGGTCTGAAAGATGTCCGGGCCGCCCAACAGGCGGTGAAGCAGCCCTTCGAAGTTCCCCCGGACGGGCGCGGCCTGGAAGACATTCTCGCGCGACAGGGCCTGATTCCCGCCGCCCACTCCGTTGCCACTTCATGAGCCCGAAAGCGAAGGCCAATTCGCTGCTGATTCGCGACATCCACACCCTGGTCACGATGGCAGAACACGGGTCACAGACCCGTGCCACACCGGCCCTTCTGCACGGCGCCTTCGTCTACGCCGAGGCTGGTGAGATCAAGAAAGTGGGCACGCGGCTTCCGACGGGACTCCGCGCGGCAAAAACGATTCGTGCGCCTTACGCGGTAGTAGTCCCGGGGCTGATCAATACCCACCACCATTTGTTCCAGACACTGACCCGCGCCTGCACCGCCGCAGCGAATGCCGAACTGTTCGACTGGCTGACCACGCTGTATCCGCGGTGGGCGCGCATCGATG
This portion of the Terriglobales bacterium genome encodes:
- a CDS encoding YceI family protein — encoded protein: MLRSLKLLFAAAGIAICFAATARAQELAVELDPATTRVDFVLGDVLHTVHGDFHLKNGTLRFDGRNGTASGQLIVDATTGESGSKGRDRKMHQQVLESAKYPDITFEAQRVVGKLQPAGTSQMEIDGLMTMHGQTHAMTASGPVQINGDQVSADLRFLVPYEQWGMKNPSTLFLRVSNKVEITVHAMGRLTPAVATAAQAGAASH
- the thrC gene encoding threonine synthase, whose translation is MQRITSSAMANFVTGLRCVFCGSQFSTRVGYTCPHCGITGILDVQYDYPAIRKVLTRRKLAARADFTHWRYRELLPIGNGAALPALAVGWTPIVAAERLAKHIGVRELLIKDDGRNPTGSLKDRASSLGVVKAVEKRRKIIACASTGNAASSLAGMAASMGLRSAIFVPQRAPEPKVTQLLIFGATVLRVGGSYEQAYDLCQQSCERWDWYNRNCAINPYLVEGKKTVGLEIAEQLGWTPPEWLAMSVGDGCTIAGAWKAFREFKSLGLISRTPRMLGVQAAGAAPVTEAFRSHGAIKPIEPKTIADSIAVGVPRNWKKAVMAIEESGGTMINVEDDEILEAMNYTGRLTGVFAEPAAATAIAGLKRALREGMVPRSCRALAVVTGSGLKDVRAAQQAVKQPFEVPPDGRGLEDILARQGLIPAAHSVATS